A region from the Muribaculum gordoncarteri genome encodes:
- a CDS encoding conjugal transfer protein TraK yields the protein MISLNMLCSDTFPTMPIKHLRRGCFVTHSKITICYPLIINAKHGYIENFHQYFFNLPPDNDYIKWTVGKAMYMADGTALKQKQALDENGFYSDIISSSAVCTIICDSIQFDEHTRRFNYYGTQIIKRRTRDLKRSMLTTGSIENVPRTQNNPHGLMITNWRTLENKDLDY from the coding sequence ATGATCAGCCTAAATATGCTCTGTTCCGATACATTCCCAACAATGCCGATAAAACACCTCCGTCGGGGCTGTTTTGTTACCCACTCAAAAATAACAATTTGTTACCCGTTGATAATCAATGCTAAGCATGGATATATCGAAAATTTCCACCAATATTTTTTCAACCTGCCTCCCGACAACGACTATATCAAGTGGACTGTCGGAAAGGCCATGTATATGGCCGACGGCACGGCCTTGAAGCAGAAGCAGGCCCTTGACGAGAACGGATTTTATTCCGACATAATATCGTCGTCGGCCGTATGCACCATAATCTGCGACTCGATACAGTTCGACGAGCATACACGCCGCTTCAACTACTACGGCACGCAGATCATCAAGAGGCGCACACGCGACCTGAAACGCTCCATGCTCACCACCGGCTCCATAGAGAACGTGCCGAGGACGCAGAACAATCCCCACGGCCTTATGATAACCAACTGGCGCACACTTGAAAACAAAGACCTCGATTATTGA
- the traM gene encoding conjugative transposon protein TraM, with translation MKKINFKQPKYIFPAAIFVPLCFLIYFVMQTFGAGGDDRQAVATDRINSTLPEANAEAPGDKMFEMSRRFGDEDAFTAVGALGEEQEEREALEHGYSDDELDRIDAAEAERMRQQQELEELERSLAESRRHINSYAYGDGYNPADYESVLDPRSEYVRDIEAIQQRSYERQKAIEAGLGIGQPDTEDKEKKHRADSIARAKAAERERNRPLLVLKSRDTNADKFNTVSGIAENADAPLIRAMIDKTTKAHEGTRLRFKLLDDVTIHDVRLPKGTYLYGTVTGFGQQRVRAAITSILVGGKFLKVNLSVFDNDGMEGFYVPESAFRDFMKEAGASTVQQNISFESESGYGSGISGEAIALQALQNMYNSATSAVSANIRKNKAKIKYNTIVYLINSDEAY, from the coding sequence ATGAAAAAGATTAATTTCAAACAGCCGAAGTATATCTTTCCGGCAGCGATATTCGTTCCGCTGTGCTTCCTGATATACTTCGTAATGCAGACTTTCGGAGCTGGCGGTGACGACAGACAGGCCGTGGCGACCGACCGTATCAACTCGACACTGCCGGAGGCAAACGCCGAGGCTCCCGGTGACAAGATGTTCGAGATGTCGCGACGCTTCGGCGACGAGGACGCCTTCACAGCGGTGGGCGCGCTCGGCGAGGAACAGGAGGAGCGCGAGGCCCTGGAACACGGCTATTCCGATGACGAGCTTGACCGCATCGACGCCGCCGAGGCAGAGCGTATGCGCCAGCAGCAGGAATTGGAGGAACTGGAGCGGTCGCTTGCCGAATCACGGCGGCATATCAATTCCTACGCCTACGGCGACGGCTACAATCCGGCCGATTATGAGTCCGTCCTTGATCCGAGAAGTGAGTATGTCCGCGATATTGAGGCGATACAGCAGCGCAGCTACGAGAGGCAGAAGGCCATCGAAGCCGGGTTAGGTATCGGACAGCCTGACACGGAGGACAAGGAAAAGAAGCACCGGGCAGACTCCATCGCCAGGGCTAAGGCTGCGGAGCGCGAGAGGAACCGCCCCTTGCTTGTGCTGAAATCGCGTGACACCAACGCCGACAAGTTCAACACCGTGTCAGGCATTGCTGAAAATGCCGACGCTCCGCTCATACGCGCCATGATCGACAAGACCACCAAGGCGCACGAGGGCACGAGGCTCCGCTTCAAGCTCCTTGACGATGTGACTATACACGATGTGAGGCTTCCGAAAGGCACATATCTATATGGGACGGTAACGGGGTTCGGGCAGCAGCGCGTCCGCGCGGCCATAACCTCAATACTCGTGGGAGGAAAATTCCTGAAAGTTAACCTCTCGGTGTTCGACAACGACGGCATGGAGGGCTTTTATGTGCCTGAATCCGCTTTCCGTGACTTTATGAAGGAGGCCGGGGCAAGCACGGTGCAGCAGAACATCAGCTTTGAATCGGAGAGCGGCTACGGCTCCGGAATATCTGGCGAGGCTATAGCACTTCAGGCTTTACAGAATATGTATAACTCGGCCACTTCCGCCGTGTCAGCCAATATCCGCAAGAACAAGGCGAAAATCAAGTACAACACAATCGTTTATCTCATCAACTCAGACGAGGCTTATTGA
- a CDS encoding TraX family protein yields MPLSMNNTASFSIPLSLRASGSALKIIAILSMVADHCAYFLMEPDAPFYGVLRSFGRIAFPVFAFLVAEGFAHSRDRMRYFLILAFAGMVSEIPWLMLNGADGTHNVMFTLALGVAALAVFDRLCEHGPLSFVGVSGVAALAWWLGTDYDWRGVLMIFLFYILRHGTMRPWLERSSTHFPSQALLQIIFTFPLMAHYGIAGAVLASAVIFLYDGTRGFIRGNAAKYAFYSVYPAHLLLIAALI; encoded by the coding sequence ATGCCATTATCAATGAATAACACCGCCTCATTCAGCATACCCCTCTCCCTCCGGGCAAGCGGAAGCGCATTGAAGATTATCGCGATTCTCTCGATGGTGGCCGACCACTGCGCTTATTTTCTGATGGAGCCGGACGCGCCGTTTTACGGCGTGCTCCGCTCTTTCGGGCGTATCGCGTTTCCGGTGTTCGCTTTCCTTGTGGCGGAGGGCTTCGCCCACAGCCGCGATAGAATGAGATATTTCCTTATCCTGGCATTTGCCGGGATGGTAAGCGAAATTCCGTGGCTTATGCTCAACGGGGCCGACGGCACGCATAACGTGATGTTCACGCTCGCCCTGGGCGTGGCGGCTCTTGCGGTGTTCGACCGGCTTTGCGAACACGGGCCGCTGTCATTCGTCGGGGTGTCAGGCGTGGCCGCTCTCGCATGGTGGCTCGGCACGGATTATGACTGGCGGGGTGTGTTGATGATTTTTCTTTTCTACATCCTCCGGCACGGCACCATGCGCCCGTGGCTGGAGCGTTCATCGACGCATTTCCCCTCGCAGGCCCTCTTGCAGATTATCTTCACATTCCCCCTTATGGCCCACTACGGCATAGCCGGAGCGGTTCTTGCCTCCGCTGTCATCTTCCTATATGACGGTACAAGGGGCTTCATAAGGGGCAACGCCGCCAAATACGCCTTCTACTCAGTCTATCCTGCTCATCTGCTGCTCATTGCGGCTCTGATATAA
- a CDS encoding glucosaminidase domain-containing protein: MNTLDTILTLAAMIAVPFSSIAQFHTITKDCPIVGHNLVKTDKVIEKEIITNIKPLQECKSDSNQINDNNSVFRNSGTVSKSRTDSGHNRNLPELTIPNLVEEIRRNGIKFPKIVLAQAILETGWFKSSVCRNKHNLFGLTNPRTGEYYEFSHWTESVKAYYTKVQYRYKGGNYLLWLKNIGYAEDPGYIRAVIRVLRQI, translated from the coding sequence ATGAACACTTTGGACACAATTCTGACACTTGCCGCCATGATTGCGGTTCCCTTTTCGTCTATAGCCCAGTTCCATACCATCACCAAGGATTGCCCCATTGTGGGTCACAATCTTGTCAAGACGGATAAAGTCATTGAAAAAGAAATAATTACCAATATCAAGCCTCTGCAAGAATGCAAATCTGACAGTAATCAAATAAATGATAACAACTCGGTATTCCGCAATTCTGGCACAGTGAGCAAATCCCGGACGGATAGCGGGCATAACCGTAATTTGCCTGAGCTGACGATTCCGAATCTCGTTGAAGAGATAAGGAGGAACGGAATCAAGTTTCCGAAGATAGTGCTGGCCCAGGCGATTCTTGAAACCGGATGGTTCAAGTCGTCAGTCTGCCGAAACAAGCATAACCTTTTCGGGCTTACCAATCCGAGGACGGGCGAATACTACGAGTTCTCCCATTGGACGGAGAGCGTCAAAGCCTACTATACCAAAGTGCAGTACCGCTATAAGGGCGGAAACTATCTGCTGTGGCTGAAAAACATCGGCTATGCCGAGGATCCGGGATACATCCGCGCCGTTATCCGGGTACTCCGACAGATTTAG
- a CDS encoding helix-turn-helix domain-containing protein, translating to MQTKRKLLNSQEAADYLGFSLSYFRKMMMRRVIPMYKPSGKLCFFDPDDLDAYLKSVRISSHDEIEAEAARYLANKKPL from the coding sequence ATGCAGACAAAACGAAAATTACTCAACTCGCAGGAAGCCGCCGACTATCTCGGCTTCTCCCTGTCCTACTTCCGCAAGATGATGATGCGGCGCGTAATCCCCATGTATAAGCCGAGCGGCAAACTCTGCTTTTTCGATCCCGACGACCTTGACGCATATCTCAAGAGCGTCCGCATATCGTCGCATGACGAGATTGAAGCCGAAGCAGCCCGCTATCTCGCGAACAAGAAACCTCTTTAA
- a CDS encoding plasmid mobilization protein → MNHTDNSPDKNAGKTKRKKLPPEAVRSCTVTTKMTAAERRKIHEMAGGCGLTPSDYMRHRALGYEPPSALTTEEKALLRNLDGCRLDILNFANALAGMGHDERIRLFQKVSFMLDWYKQVVPITNAVTEFINVVTSSGRIRIRTTRKNKDN, encoded by the coding sequence ATGAATCATACAGATAACAGCCCCGACAAGAACGCCGGAAAGACAAAGCGAAAGAAGCTGCCGCCAGAGGCCGTGCGCTCCTGCACAGTCACCACAAAGATGACAGCCGCCGAGCGTCGGAAGATACACGAAATGGCCGGAGGATGCGGACTGACTCCAAGCGACTACATGAGGCATAGGGCACTCGGCTATGAGCCGCCGTCGGCACTGACGACCGAGGAAAAGGCATTGCTGCGCAACCTTGACGGATGCCGCTTGGACATTCTCAACTTCGCCAATGCACTCGCCGGAATGGGGCATGACGAGAGAATACGGCTTTTCCAAAAGGTGTCGTTCATGCTCGACTGGTACAAGCAGGTAGTGCCTATTACCAATGCCGTCACCGAGTTTATTAACGTCGTTACGAGCAGCGGCAGAATCAGGATAAGGACAACCAGAAAGAATAAAGACAACTGA
- the traN gene encoding conjugative transposon protein TraN, with amino-acid sequence MNIRIIIAAAALCAVASQASAKEKIYVNSDVTTHIVMPENIKMVDLSTAKIIGNQCADNIVRVKPFMESDSLPSGYREGELMGTLTLIGERHLAQYEVVYTSVPSRAASIHRVPYSGMDSYINPEVSMPQSEMARYAWAVYGSGRRYNQVVSKAHGMKAIVNNIYSVDDYFFIDYSLQNRTKIPYNIAEVRVKLTDKKEVKATNSQTVELTPAYSLNLARKFKKNYRNVLVLDKLTFPDEKVLRIEISENQISGRVITLTIEYDDILNADGFDSDILRHLPYSYTPHIYK; translated from the coding sequence ATGAATATCAGAATAATTATCGCGGCTGCCGCGCTGTGCGCCGTCGCATCGCAGGCTTCGGCCAAGGAGAAAATCTATGTCAACTCCGATGTAACCACCCACATCGTCATGCCGGAGAACATAAAGATGGTGGATCTTTCCACCGCCAAGATTATCGGCAACCAGTGTGCCGACAACATAGTGCGTGTAAAGCCGTTCATGGAATCCGACTCGCTCCCCTCCGGCTACCGCGAGGGTGAGCTGATGGGGACGCTGACGCTCATAGGTGAGCGTCACCTCGCGCAGTACGAGGTGGTATATACCTCCGTACCCTCCCGTGCCGCCTCCATACACCGCGTTCCATATTCGGGCATGGACTCTTACATCAATCCGGAGGTATCAATGCCGCAGTCGGAGATGGCCCGCTATGCCTGGGCTGTCTATGGCAGCGGACGCAGGTACAACCAGGTCGTGTCTAAGGCTCATGGCATGAAGGCGATTGTCAACAACATCTATTCGGTGGACGACTATTTCTTCATTGACTACTCGTTGCAGAATCGGACGAAAATCCCATACAACATCGCCGAGGTGCGCGTGAAGCTCACCGACAAGAAGGAGGTGAAGGCCACCAACTCGCAGACCGTGGAGCTGACCCCGGCATACTCGCTCAATCTCGCCCGGAAGTTCAAAAAGAATTACCGCAACGTGCTTGTGCTCGACAAACTGACATTCCCGGACGAGAAGGTATTGCGCATCGAAATATCCGAGAATCAGATAAGTGGCCGCGTAATCACGCTCACTATCGAGTATGACGACATTCTCAATGCCGACGGTTTCGACTCCGACATACTCAGGCACCTGCCTTACTCATATACTCCCCACATCTACAAATAA
- a CDS encoding type IV secretory system conjugative DNA transfer family protein, with protein sequence MAFEETKEQQQMYNYFRSCIYIFLIIEIVMNLPITADNRVTQFILDLLGRFKVFCSVAGCKVAELICICVVCIGTKAKKALKFNLRTMVIYPVLAGLTLVALCFIFHAGEWGLSIFGFPANRIVYAFCSVVGTMLVHQGLDGIAKYYNHKVGEDRFNFENESFQQSEKIAETPYSVNIPMIYYYKRRMHNGWINIINPFRGTIVLGTPGSGKSFGIIDPFIRQHSRKGFAMMVYDYKWPTLAKTLFYQYCKNRHYGHLPANCGFRQVNFTNVEYSNRINPIQRKYIPDLAAASETAATLLASLNKGGGEKKGGSEAFFTNSAENFLAAIIYFFVNFHPTGFLKGKKLRRFISYEGKRLELVIRNWDDYNAIDENGAVVLDFVDSNGNDVSTDEDRMFVDLNGFSYIDRLGKLILIDRCWYEDEAGNEVVPDTVTGEFSDMPHVLSFLGRKYSEVFDILMMDDKIASLMAPFKSAYENKANDQLEGMVGTLRVNAARLVSPEAYWVFTGDDFDLKISDPTNPSYLVIANDPEKEQVIGSLNALVLNRLITRVNSKGNIPVSIIVDELPTLYFHKIDRLIGTARSNKVAVTLGFQELPQLEADYGKVGMQKIITTCGNIFMGAARNKETLEWAQNDVFGKAKQTSTSITINDSKVSTSISEKMDYLVPAAKIADMATGWLAGQAARDFTATDKSMMSHFDIEQSEEFKTTKYFCKTNFDMARIKEEESHYVELPKIYTFANEREKEIMLNRNFKRVNLEVEDMVKELLGMQ encoded by the coding sequence ATGGCTTTTGAGGAAACAAAGGAACAGCAGCAGATGTATAACTACTTCCGTAGCTGCATCTACATCTTCCTGATAATCGAGATTGTGATGAATCTGCCGATAACGGCGGACAACCGTGTGACGCAGTTCATCCTCGACCTGCTCGGACGCTTCAAGGTGTTCTGTTCCGTGGCAGGGTGTAAGGTAGCGGAGCTGATATGTATATGCGTCGTGTGCATCGGCACCAAGGCTAAGAAGGCTTTGAAGTTCAATCTCAGGACTATGGTGATATATCCGGTGCTGGCCGGGCTTACGCTTGTCGCACTGTGCTTCATCTTCCATGCCGGAGAATGGGGCTTGTCGATATTCGGCTTCCCGGCAAACCGCATAGTGTATGCCTTCTGCTCGGTTGTCGGCACCATGCTTGTGCATCAGGGGCTTGACGGAATCGCCAAATACTATAACCACAAGGTCGGCGAGGACAGGTTCAATTTCGAGAACGAATCGTTCCAACAGTCTGAGAAGATTGCGGAAACTCCATATTCGGTGAATATCCCTATGATATACTATTACAAGCGGCGGATGCACAACGGTTGGATCAACATTATCAACCCGTTTCGTGGCACGATAGTGTTAGGCACTCCCGGCTCCGGCAAGTCTTTCGGAATCATAGACCCTTTCATACGGCAACACTCCCGGAAAGGTTTTGCGATGATGGTATATGATTACAAGTGGCCCACATTGGCAAAGACGCTTTTCTACCAATACTGCAAGAACCGGCACTACGGCCATCTGCCCGCAAACTGCGGATTCCGTCAGGTAAACTTTACCAACGTGGAGTATTCAAACCGCATAAATCCTATTCAGCGCAAGTATATACCCGACCTTGCTGCGGCTTCTGAAACGGCGGCGACGCTGCTTGCCTCGCTAAACAAGGGAGGCGGCGAGAAGAAGGGCGGCTCGGAGGCGTTCTTCACCAATTCGGCGGAGAACTTTCTTGCGGCCATCATATATTTCTTCGTAAATTTCCATCCGACGGGGTTTCTTAAAGGGAAGAAGCTCAGACGATTTATCTCATATGAGGGGAAGAGGCTGGAACTTGTGATACGCAATTGGGACGACTATAACGCCATAGATGAAAACGGAGCGGTGGTGCTTGACTTCGTGGACAGCAACGGCAACGACGTATCGACCGACGAGGACAGGATGTTTGTTGACCTTAACGGATTCTCCTATATAGACCGCCTCGGCAAGCTGATACTGATTGACCGCTGCTGGTACGAGGACGAGGCCGGCAACGAGGTGGTGCCGGACACCGTGACCGGGGAGTTTTCCGATATGCCCCATGTGCTTTCGTTCCTCGGACGCAAGTATTCGGAGGTGTTCGACATTCTGATGATGGATGACAAGATAGCCTCGCTGATGGCACCCTTCAAATCGGCATACGAGAACAAGGCCAACGACCAGTTGGAAGGCATGGTGGGCACGTTGCGCGTCAACGCCGCAAGGCTTGTGTCGCCGGAAGCCTACTGGGTGTTCACCGGTGACGATTTCGACCTGAAGATTTCAGACCCGACGAATCCGAGCTATCTCGTGATTGCCAACGACCCGGAGAAGGAGCAGGTCATAGGCTCGCTCAACGCCCTTGTGCTTAACCGTCTTATTACCCGTGTCAATTCCAAGGGGAATATCCCGGTGAGCATTATCGTTGACGAGCTGCCGACCCTGTATTTCCACAAGATAGACCGACTAATCGGTACGGCGCGAAGCAACAAGGTCGCCGTGACTTTAGGATTTCAGGAGCTTCCGCAACTTGAGGCCGACTACGGCAAGGTGGGTATGCAGAAAATCATCACAACCTGCGGCAACATCTTCATGGGCGCGGCACGAAACAAGGAAACTCTCGAATGGGCGCAGAATGACGTGTTCGGAAAGGCGAAGCAGACATCAACCTCCATAACCATCAACGACTCCAAGGTATCTACATCAATCTCCGAAAAGATGGACTATCTCGTTCCGGCGGCAAAGATAGCTGACATGGCGACGGGCTGGCTCGCGGGTCAGGCGGCGCGTGACTTCACGGCTACAGACAAGAGCATGATGTCGCATTTCGACATCGAGCAGTCGGAGGAGTTCAAGACCACAAAATATTTCTGCAAGACCAACTTCGATATGGCACGGATAAAGGAGGAGGAATCCCACTATGTGGAGCTTCCCAAAATATATACATTCGCCAACGAGCGCGAGAAGGAGATTATGCTAAACCGCAATTTCAAGCGCGTGAACCTGGAGGTCGAGGACATGGTGAAGGAACTTCTCGGAATGCAATAA
- a CDS encoding Abi family protein — protein MARRKIPYNKRATTYEEQITILRRHGVVISDEAKAREYLADIGYYRLGFYLYPFEKTYPRLDSGRSHNVILGTRIEDAVALYYFDLDLRNILHKYLSRIEVAIRTVFIYELSTKYSGDPTWFVCPSVVKPDFIANFPTAAYNSIKRNDVIKRHHKIYLGQYAPAWKTMEYMTLGNIEILYDSLILNKDKKLVSNRFGEPATATFKSYLSAIREVRNACAHGKTLFDLNLFTGIRRGKAGNFQGINRHTFREAMAVVDYLLKKISVNRVKDMWDDIYRVTELLYAKAPSLRPLIEDKTGIIIPEIEEKSEIQNS, from the coding sequence ATGGCAAGAAGAAAAATACCATATAATAAAAGGGCCACGACCTATGAGGAGCAAATTACAATACTCCGTAGGCATGGTGTGGTAATCTCCGATGAGGCCAAGGCAAGGGAGTATCTGGCGGACATCGGATACTATCGGCTGGGGTTCTATCTGTATCCTTTTGAGAAAACTTATCCACGTCTGGACTCCGGACGAAGCCACAATGTAATACTGGGCACACGGATTGAGGATGCGGTCGCCCTGTATTATTTTGATTTGGATTTAAGAAATATACTCCATAAATATCTGTCAAGGATTGAGGTGGCAATCCGCACTGTATTCATATACGAGCTGTCCACAAAATACAGCGGCGATCCAACGTGGTTCGTATGTCCCTCGGTAGTAAAACCGGACTTTATCGCAAACTTCCCAACAGCTGCCTACAATTCCATAAAAAGGAACGATGTAATTAAAAGACACCACAAAATATATCTCGGCCAGTATGCTCCTGCATGGAAAACCATGGAGTATATGACTCTCGGCAATATTGAGATTCTATATGACAGCCTGATATTGAATAAAGACAAGAAATTGGTAAGCAATCGTTTCGGAGAGCCTGCAACAGCCACATTCAAAAGTTACCTGTCAGCCATAAGGGAGGTTCGTAATGCCTGCGCTCATGGTAAAACATTGTTTGACCTGAATCTGTTTACAGGTATCCGAAGAGGCAAGGCCGGAAATTTCCAAGGTATTAACCGGCACACATTCCGTGAGGCCATGGCTGTAGTCGATTATCTGCTAAAGAAAATTTCAGTCAACAGGGTAAAAGATATGTGGGATGATATATACAGGGTGACAGAGCTGCTGTATGCTAAAGCACCTTCTTTAAGACCACTTATAGAGGATAAGACCGGTATCATAATACCCGAGATAGAGGAGAAATCTGAGATTCAGAATAGCTGA
- a CDS encoding type II toxin-antitoxin system YafQ family toxin yields the protein MKKLKASSQYKKDYKRFRNNPKKVMELKEILNRLANEEPIPEKHNPHMLTGDYKGYMECHIESDFLLIWFDPDTDQIDLVRLGSHSELFG from the coding sequence ATGAAAAAGCTGAAAGCGTCCTCTCAATATAAGAAGGACTACAAGCGGTTCAGAAACAACCCTAAGAAGGTCATGGAGCTTAAAGAGATCCTGAACAGGCTCGCAAACGAGGAGCCGATTCCGGAAAAGCACAACCCACACATGCTGACCGGTGATTACAAGGGTTATATGGAATGTCATATAGAGAGTGACTTCCTCCTTATATGGTTTGACCCCGACACTGACCAGATAGACCTTGTGCGTCTTGGCTCCCACTCGGAGCTATTCGGATAA
- a CDS encoding relaxase family protein — protein MIAKAKSISHGINALNYITGVSANKKHPENIFHICDSLLPPGIDPLGIWNSVKLDSLCRPRMKNNLIRIEISPAVEHTRDFTPEDWKQLWQDFVTEFDRQEMKDRKGRLLSPRTNLAGSKSTVWLHLESDSGTPHLHAIVSRLDEDGNINNDSNIHLRAQRAAERVARKRGWQTAANIHDINRQSVSRDCLDVLYRMSEWSIDDYFARLEAKGYSFKVRTDEKGVIRGYILKKGNAKFKASELGKGRNLMASKLEATWNKLHPTHGQQTKADSEEYYNRPDYTAYRPDTRRVNFEHEGNSYTRFIPEQVMQMFDNEFDSNEVDNWVDLINEACYHFAVAMGYMAFLNAPAHVSGGGGSSGNDLPRKRDDLEEEIARARRCAEAARSKIGIVRKRGFRR, from the coding sequence ATGATAGCGAAAGCCAAATCAATATCGCACGGCATAAACGCGCTGAACTACATAACAGGCGTGTCGGCGAACAAGAAGCACCCGGAGAATATATTTCACATCTGCGACAGCCTTCTCCCTCCCGGCATAGACCCTTTGGGGATATGGAACTCGGTAAAGCTGGACTCCTTGTGCCGTCCACGAATGAAGAACAACCTCATAAGGATAGAGATAAGCCCGGCGGTGGAACATACACGTGATTTCACGCCGGAGGACTGGAAACAGCTCTGGCAGGATTTCGTCACGGAGTTTGACCGTCAGGAGATGAAAGACAGGAAAGGCCGCTTGCTCTCTCCAAGAACCAATCTCGCAGGAAGCAAGTCAACCGTGTGGCTGCACCTTGAATCCGACAGCGGGACTCCGCACCTCCACGCGATAGTGAGCCGTCTTGACGAAGACGGAAACATCAACAACGACAGCAACATCCATTTGCGGGCACAACGGGCGGCGGAACGTGTCGCGAGAAAACGGGGCTGGCAGACAGCGGCCAATATCCACGACATAAACCGTCAGTCTGTCAGCCGCGACTGTCTCGATGTCCTGTACAGAATGAGTGAATGGTCGATTGACGATTATTTCGCCCGGCTTGAGGCGAAAGGATATAGTTTCAAGGTAAGGACTGATGAGAAAGGCGTAATCCGAGGATATATACTGAAAAAAGGAAATGCGAAGTTCAAGGCATCCGAGTTAGGCAAGGGTCGCAACCTCATGGCATCCAAACTTGAAGCAACATGGAATAAACTGCACCCGACGCATGGACAGCAGACAAAAGCCGACAGCGAGGAATACTATAATCGACCCGACTATACCGCTTACAGACCTGATACCCGGCGAGTCAATTTCGAGCATGAAGGCAATTCCTACACCCGTTTTATCCCCGAACAGGTCATGCAGATGTTTGATAACGAGTTCGACAGCAACGAGGTGGACAACTGGGTCGACCTTATCAACGAAGCGTGCTACCATTTCGCCGTGGCTATGGGCTATATGGCGTTTCTCAACGCACCGGCCCACGTTTCAGGTGGCGGTGGGTCATCGGGCAACGACCTTCCGAGGAAGCGCGACGACCTGGAGGAAGAGATCGCCCGTGCCCGTCGTTGTGCCGAGGCAGCCCGCTCCAAGATAGGAATTGTAAGAAAACGAGGATTCAGAAGATAA